A DNA window from Geminocystis sp. M7585_C2015_104 contains the following coding sequences:
- a CDS encoding heavy-metal-associated domain-containing protein, with amino-acid sequence MHFTVTIRVPSISCNSCIAAITRAIQALDAKAEVRGDVERKVIEVTTAVSLDRIKQAIMDAGHDVVD; translated from the coding sequence ATGCATTTTACTGTTACAATCAGAGTGCCTAGTATTTCCTGTAACTCTTGTATAGCAGCGATTACAAGGGCAATCCAGGCGTTGGATGCTAAGGCGGAGGTAAGGGGGGATGTGGAGAGGAAGGTGATAGAGGTGACAACGGCGGTGAGTTTAGATAGAATAAAACAAGCAATCATGGATGCCGGCCATGATGTGGTGGATTAG
- the ruvA gene encoding Holliday junction branch migration protein RuvA: MYSYYKGIVADIYTHHHRHILVLEINNIGYEIQIPYRFRQQLQANLHNLVTVYIHLQIRDEQPFLYGFATMAERDLFRQLIGVSGVGAQLAISLLDTLELENLISAIATGNIRLLTKTPGIGNKIAERIILELKGKLSLPPTSSAASDSPPPPHHIVEEVEKTLSALGYTPSEIQQAISVITKDSLLLKNPRLEEWIKTAIQFLSLNAN; the protein is encoded by the coding sequence ATGTACAGCTATTATAAGGGGATAGTTGCCGATATATATACTCACCACCACCGCCATATTCTTGTTTTGGAAATTAACAACATAGGCTATGAAATCCAAATACCCTATCGTTTCCGTCAACAGTTACAGGCTAACCTCCACAATTTGGTGACTGTCTATATCCATCTGCAAATACGAGATGAGCAACCTTTTTTATATGGTTTTGCTACTATGGCGGAAAGAGATTTATTCCGACAACTTATTGGTGTCTCTGGTGTTGGCGCACAATTGGCTATTTCCCTTCTTGATACCCTAGAATTGGAGAATTTAATCTCTGCTATCGCCACTGGTAATATCCGTCTTTTAACAAAAACCCCCGGCATCGGCAATAAGATTGCCGAAAGAATTATCCTAGAATTGAAAGGCAAACTATCCCTCCCCCCCACTTCCTCCGCCGCCTCCGACTCACCCCCACCCCCTCACCATATTGTTGAAGAGGTGGAGAAAACCCTTTCAGCCTTGGGGTATACCCCCTCGGAAATTCAACAGGCTATTTCTGTTATCACCAAAGATTCTCTCTTACTCAAAAACCCCCGTTTAGAAGAGTGGATTAAAACTGCTATCCAATTTCTATCCCTCAATGCCAACTAA
- the cysE gene encoding serine O-acetyltransferase: MLSHIIADFKIIFERDPAARNWLEVLLCYPGLQALIFHRIAHWLYNLGLPVIPRLISHFARFLTGIEIHPGAKIGKGVFIDHGMGVVIGETAVVGDYCLIYQGVTLGGTGKEKGKRHPTLGENVVVGAGAKVLGNITIGDDVRIGAGSVVLKDVPSNCTVVGIPGRIVYRSGVRIDPLDHSNLPDSEAKIIRTLLDRIEQLERQVGELKQQLAANKMLTTTNATEE; this comes from the coding sequence GTGCTTTCACACATCATCGCCGATTTTAAGATTATATTTGAAAGAGATCCGGCCGCCCGTAACTGGTTAGAAGTCTTGTTGTGCTATCCAGGTTTACAGGCCCTCATCTTTCACCGCATTGCCCATTGGTTATATAATCTTGGTTTGCCGGTAATTCCCCGGTTGATTTCCCATTTTGCCCGTTTTCTTACCGGTATTGAGATCCACCCGGGTGCTAAAATAGGCAAGGGGGTGTTTATTGACCATGGCATGGGGGTAGTGATAGGTGAGACGGCAGTGGTGGGGGATTATTGTTTAATATATCAGGGAGTCACGTTGGGTGGGACGGGGAAGGAGAAAGGGAAACGCCATCCAACTCTGGGGGAAAATGTGGTGGTGGGTGCGGGGGCAAAGGTACTGGGAAATATTACAATAGGGGATGATGTGCGTATTGGTGCTGGTTCAGTGGTGTTGAAGGATGTTCCCTCCAATTGTACAGTAGTGGGGATTCCCGGGAGAATAGTATATCGTTCCGGTGTTAGAATAGATCCACTGGATCACAGTAATTTGCCGGACTCCGAGGCTAAGATAATTAGGACGTTGTTGGATAGAATAGAACAGTTAGAGAGACAAGTTGGTGAGTTGAAACAACAATTGGCAGCCAATAAGATGCTAACAACTACAAACGCCACAGAGGAGTAG
- a CDS encoding AI-2E family transporter has product MENQLKSRIAWGKTPKWFRVLLIFPLLCLNSFLLLKVIDYLQPFFSFLVIASIIAFLIELVVNLLVEKGLNRALSIAIVVLLTLFIIAVSSLIIIPLLIQQLNDLIASIPGWIKHGRDYLLSLSDLPFFQRFPINFDAIIQDITNRISSIIQFLGSQTFNIVFATINRVFDVLFIAILIVFLLIGGDKFWEGIYSFLPPPWNEKVPFYFRETFKDYFFIRLIIIGLASLLRLFIFVLIGIPSALFFAFIIGIASLIPFFGAVVMVLSSIILLFKSIKLAIFFLVAATIIEQITENLIAPRLMGELIGLNPIWVIISLFLGAKISGVLGVFLAVPTASVIKRIVEDMRGLGEEEKEGELLGGERRSEGNI; this is encoded by the coding sequence ATGGAGAATCAGTTAAAGTCAAGGATTGCCTGGGGGAAGACGCCTAAGTGGTTTCGTGTGTTGTTAATTTTCCCGCTGTTATGTTTGAATAGTTTTCTACTTTTGAAGGTGATTGATTATCTCCAGCCTTTTTTTAGTTTTCTGGTTATTGCTTCAATTATCGCCTTTTTGATAGAGTTGGTAGTAAATTTACTAGTAGAAAAAGGGTTAAATCGCGCCTTATCTATAGCCATAGTTGTCCTTTTAACCTTGTTCATTATAGCAGTTAGTAGTTTGATTATTATCCCATTGTTAATCCAACAGTTGAATGACTTGATTGCTAGCATTCCCGGCTGGATTAAACATGGAAGGGATTATTTGCTGTCTTTATCTGACTTGCCCTTTTTCCAGCGTTTTCCCATCAATTTTGATGCCATAATTCAAGATATTACTAACAGAATTTCCAGTATAATTCAGTTTTTGGGTTCTCAAACATTCAACATTGTGTTTGCCACTATTAACCGGGTATTTGATGTTTTGTTTATAGCGATACTAATCGTATTTCTGCTGATTGGTGGAGACAAATTCTGGGAAGGCATTTATAGCTTTTTGCCTCCCCCCTGGAATGAAAAAGTGCCTTTTTACTTCAGGGAAACCTTTAAGGACTACTTTTTTATCCGTTTGATTATAATAGGGTTGGCCAGTTTGTTACGTCTGTTTATTTTCGTGTTGATAGGCATTCCCTCAGCCTTATTCTTTGCCTTCATAATCGGCATTGCGAGTCTAATACCTTTTTTTGGGGCGGTAGTGATGGTGTTATCTTCAATAATATTGCTATTTAAGAGTATAAAATTGGCGATTTTTTTCCTGGTTGCTGCTACTATTATTGAGCAAATAACAGAAAACTTAATAGCCCCCAGATTGATGGGGGAATTAATAGGCTTAAACCCCATATGGGTGATTATATCCCTCTTCTTGGGGGCAAAAATAAGTGGCGTATTAGGAGTATTTTTGGCTGTGCCTACGGCTAGTGTTATTAAGAGAATTGTAGAAGACATGAGGGGGCTAGGAGAAGAGGAAAAAGAGGGGGAATTGCTAGGAGGGGAAAGGAGAAGTGAGGGTAACATCTAA